One genomic segment of Echeneis naucrates chromosome 18, fEcheNa1.1, whole genome shotgun sequence includes these proteins:
- the LOC115058472 gene encoding cytidine deaminase, whose protein sequence is MSDKVKELLSACLQARDLAYCPYSHFPVGAAVLTKNGTIITGCNVENASYGLTVCAERTAIQRAVAQGHREFTAIAVTCDIKDRFVGPCGACRQVLIEFGSDWTMYLTKPDGSYKETSLDKLLPEAFSPEHLAKNK, encoded by the exons ATGTCAG ACAAAGTGAAGGAGCTGCTGTCAGCCTGCCTTCAGGCTCGGGACCTGGCTTACTGTCCGTACAGCCACTTCCCTGTCGGCGCTGCCGTTCTCACTAAAAATGGCACTATAATCACAG GATGTAACGTGGAGAATGCCTCGTATGGTCTGACAGTGTGTGCTGAGCGGACAGCCATCCAGAGAGCAGTGGCACAGGGACACAGAGAGTTCACTGCCATCGCTGTGACATG TGACATTAAAGACCGTTTTGTCGGGCCATGTGGAGCATGTCGACAGGTTCTCATTGAG TTTGGATCAGACTGGACGATGTACTTGACCAAGCCAGACGGATCTTACAAAGAAACCAGCCTCGATAAACTGTTGCCTGAGGCTTTTTCCCCTGAACACCTGGcaaagaacaaataa
- the fis1 gene encoding mitochondrial fission 1 protein, translated as MEAVLSDVVAPEDLLKFEKKYNNEQAKGAVSKETKFEYAWCLIRSKYSEDIKKGIVLLEELVQKASKDDSRDFLFYLAVANYRLKEYEKALKYIRTLLKNEPGNKQALELEKLIDKALKKDGLVGMAIVGGIGLGVAGLAGLIGLAVSKGAAKS; from the exons ATGGAGGCTGTACTGAGTGATGTGGTTGCTCCTGAGGACCTTTTA AAATTTGAGAAGAAATACAACAATGAGCAGGCGAAAGGAGCCGTCTCCAAAGAAACAAAGTTTGAATATGCCTGGTGTCTAATCAGGAGTAAATACTCAGAGGATATCAAGAAAGGAATTGTACTCTTGGAAG AGCTTGTTCAAAAAGCATCAAAGGATGATTCCCGGGATTTCCTGTTTTACCTTGCCGTGGCCAACTACAGACTGAAA GAATATGAAAAAGCCCTGAAGTACATCCGGACTCTTCTTAAGAATGAGCCAGGAAACAAGCAGGCCCTGGAGCTGGAGAAACTCATCGACAAGGCTTTAAAGAAAG ACGGATTGGTTGGCATGGCGATCGTTGGGGGTATCGGTCTTGGTGTGGCCGGATTGGCGGGACTCATCGGCCTGGCTGTGTCAAAAGGAGCTGCCAAATCCTAA